DNA sequence from the Fusobacterium varium genome:
CATTGCTACTATTATAACATATTTTCTTGAAATCTAGTTATTTTTTTATTAAATTTCTAAGCTATAATAAAAAAGAGCCATAGTCATTAATTACTACAGCTCCTAACTTTTCTATCTCTGTTCAGTTTTTTCTATCCAATTTGTATCATCATTTAATAGAGCAGGAATAGAGATTTCTACATTATCTAATGGAGAAATTTTAAATTCTTTTTCAAGAACAGTTTCATTTCCTGTTGTATCTTTAAATTTCAAATTAATTTTATGTGTTGATCCCTTTACATTAACCATAGCTTTTTTCTTTGGTTTCAACTTTTTAAATTTAGAACCATCTATGGAATATGATACTTCTATTAATGAATAACCATTTTCTTTTTTATTATCAAGAAATACACTATGCTGTTTTCCTGTAATAAAAAGTGCTACTGCTATTCCAATTAAGACAATAATTAAGCAAACCCAATTTCTTATAATTTTCATTAATTATTCCCCTCCTTTTTAGCAGTTTGAGCCTCTAGAATTCTTCTTCTCTCCTCTTCCTTCTCTTTTTCTCTCTTCCATTGGTGTAGAATAAGAACTAAAGCTATAATTCCATAAGAGATAAATACTCTAAAGTACTCTCCAATTTGTGCTGATCCAATAAGTTCTTTTCCAGCTCTTGGAGCTAATACGAACATTGTATGGAAAAGTATAACCCCACTTAAAGCATTTGGAATACTAGCTTTTGAAACAGTTGCTCCCCCTATTAAAAGAGCTGCTATTGCAAACATTCCTATTTGCTCATGGCTGTTATATGTATTCATTGTTCCTATATTTTGTAGGAAGATAATTTGTCCTATTGCAGCTAAAACAGTAGATATAACTATTGCTAGTATTCTTGTTCTATCTGTTGCTATTCCTGATGCCTTTGACACCTCTATATCTTGCCCTATAGCTCTCATATCTTGTCCCAATTTAGTTTTTCTAAACCATACAATAAATAAACATAGTAAAACTATAGCTAATATTGTCAATACAGGTATTGAATATCCTGCTATTTTTAAAGGTATACCATCATCTAAAACTCTTCTTATATCTTTTAAGTCTATGGCATTTCTTATTCCATAACCTCTTGAAAGTAGTATAGAATCATTTCTCATTGGAATAACTTTTCCCATTCCATAAAGAACTATAAGTTGATAAACTCCGTTGATAAAGAATCCAAGTATCATAGAAGTTATCATCTCTCTTCCCTTTGCTCTATTTAAAACTACTCCACCTATATATCCCATGAAAACTGCTATTGGTAGAGATATTATAATAGCCAAAAAGAAACCTTGTAACCCTATAACTTCCCAATCTGTTATAAATATCAAAGCTATTTGCCCTGCCATTGCTCCCAATACAATACCAAAGTTCAATCCCATTCCTGCTATAATAGGTATTAACAATGAAAGTACTAAAAATAGATTACGTGAAAGTCTTAAAATTATCTCTTGAATCAAATAATCTATTGTTAATCCTGATACTGGTATAGATAAAAGGATAATAATTATCATAAATATAGGAACTATATTATTTATAAGAAAATTTTTCACTTTATTTTCCACTTCCAGCACCCTCCTTTCTAGTTAATGCGTATAGTATCATTCCATTTGATACTATAATTCTAATTGTTTCAGACATATCTGTTTGAATTATATTATTTACAACAGTAGGTGTCATTGTTAATATCCCTTGGAAAAGG
Encoded proteins:
- a CDS encoding ABC transporter permease — its product is MIIIILLSIPVSGLTIDYLIQEIILRLSRNLFLVLSLLIPIIAGMGLNFGIVLGAMAGQIALIFITDWEVIGLQGFFLAIIISLPIAVFMGYIGGVVLNRAKGREMITSMILGFFINGVYQLIVLYGMGKVIPMRNDSILLSRGYGIRNAIDLKDIRRVLDDGIPLKIAGYSIPVLTILAIVLLCLFIVWFRKTKLGQDMRAIGQDIEVSKASGIATDRTRILAIVISTVLAAIGQIIFLQNIGTMNTYNSHEQIGMFAIAALLIGGATVSKASIPNALSGVILFHTMFVLAPRAGKELIGSAQIGEYFRVFISYGIIALVLILHQWKREKEKEEERRRILEAQTAKKEGNN